The Streptomyces sp. NBC_01591 genome window below encodes:
- a CDS encoding TetR/AcrR family transcriptional regulator yields the protein MPKRVDHEERRTQIADAFIRVAGRRGLHAVGMRDVAAEAGVSLRLVQYYFETKEKLLFYGVQHLTDRFTARVGTRLAAAGPDPGPRATIEAILVASLPTDEESRTFHLLYSSYSILSVTNEALAAQPFLDNPDAAENALTGLLEQTQASGLAGPDIDARTEAISLLAMAATMGTSILVGQRSPESAIEVLHHHLDRIFVTVETSVAGENPI from the coding sequence ATGCCAAAGCGTGTGGATCACGAGGAGCGGCGCACCCAGATCGCCGATGCGTTCATCCGGGTCGCGGGGCGGCGAGGACTGCACGCCGTCGGCATGCGCGACGTGGCCGCGGAGGCCGGAGTGTCACTCCGGCTCGTGCAGTACTACTTCGAGACCAAGGAGAAGCTGCTTTTCTACGGGGTCCAGCACCTGACCGATCGCTTCACCGCACGGGTGGGCACCCGCCTGGCTGCCGCCGGCCCGGACCCGGGCCCCCGCGCGACTATCGAGGCGATCCTCGTGGCGTCCCTCCCCACCGACGAGGAGAGCCGCACCTTCCACCTCCTCTACAGCTCCTACTCGATCCTGTCCGTGACCAATGAGGCGCTGGCTGCTCAGCCCTTCCTCGACAACCCCGACGCCGCGGAAAACGCCCTGACAGGCTTGCTCGAACAGACCCAGGCATCAGGCCTGGCCGGTCCCGACATCGACGCACGCACGGAGGCGATCAGTCTGCTTGCGATGGCGGCGACCATGGGCACCAGCATCCTCGTGGGCCAGCGGAGTCCGGAGTCGGCCATCGAGGTACTCCATCATCACCTGGACCGGATCTTCGTGACCGTCGAGACGTCGGTGGCTGGGGAGAATCCAATCTGA